The Pseudomonas sp. DG56-2 genome contains a region encoding:
- a CDS encoding transporter substrate-binding domain-containing protein has translation MKNRTFAVALSAVLSTACIANAQADKLDDIIGSGKLRCAVTLDFPPMGFRDEANKPAGFDVDYCNDLAKILGVDAEVVETPFPDRIPALISGRADVIVASTSDTLERAKTVGLTVPYFAFQMVVLTRDNTGINSFDDLKGKALGNTSGTYEAIALEKDVKSWGSGSFRAYQSQNDTLLAVAQGHIDATVVTNTVAAATLKSGKYKNLKVAGNAPYVIDYVSLGAKRNEYGLLRYLDLFVNQQVRTGRYKELFTKWVGTEIAPTDLTVPQVYY, from the coding sequence ATGAAAAACCGCACATTTGCCGTAGCCCTCAGCGCTGTTCTCAGTACTGCCTGTATCGCCAACGCCCAGGCCGACAAGCTCGACGATATTATTGGCTCCGGCAAGCTGCGCTGCGCCGTCACCCTCGACTTTCCACCGATGGGCTTTCGTGACGAAGCCAACAAGCCAGCCGGCTTTGACGTCGACTATTGCAACGATCTGGCAAAAATCCTCGGTGTCGACGCCGAAGTGGTCGAGACCCCCTTCCCCGACCGCATCCCTGCACTGATCTCCGGCCGCGCGGACGTTATCGTGGCGTCCACCTCCGACACCCTGGAACGGGCCAAGACCGTTGGTTTGACCGTGCCGTACTTCGCCTTCCAAATGGTGGTGCTGACCCGCGACAATACCGGCATCAATAGCTTCGACGACCTCAAAGGCAAAGCCTTGGGCAATACCAGTGGCACCTATGAAGCCATTGCACTGGAAAAGGACGTGAAGAGCTGGGGTAGTGGCAGCTTCCGTGCCTACCAGTCGCAGAACGACACGCTGCTGGCGGTCGCCCAAGGTCATATCGACGCCACCGTGGTGACCAACACTGTCGCCGCCGCCACCCTCAAGTCTGGCAAATACAAAAACCTCAAGGTCGCCGGTAACGCGCCCTACGTGATCGACTACGTATCGCTGGGTGCCAAACGCAATGAGTACGGTCTGTTGCGCTACCTCGACCTGTTCGTCAACCAACAAGTGCGCACCGGGCGCTACAAGGAGCTGTTCACCAAGTGGGTGGGGACCGAGATCGCCCCGACCGACCTGACCGTACCGCAGGTCTACTACTGA
- a CDS encoding FAD/NAD(P)-binding oxidoreductase — MSEYTPLLIIGAGPAGLAAALAAASTTARIVLLDDNPLPGGQIWRDGPHAKVPAQARQLRERVLACTNVRYHSGTRVIACPGPKTLLVEDAERGWQIRYDKLILCTGARELLLPFPGWTLPGVTGAGGLQALIKAGLPVRDQRLVIAGSGPLLLASAATAKDNGAKLLAIAEQASLAAVAGFAAQLPRWPHKLLQSFTLFDRSYRTGSHVLAALGSDRLEGVRLKQNGKIVEVACDRLACGFGLIANSQLGQALGCEVRQQAIAVNTWQATSQPDIYAAGECTGFGGSERALVEGAIAGHAAVGDRPAAQALLSRRARWHGFAAALNKAFALDPTLKSLASADTLVCRCEDVPYAALVGHANWREAKLASRCGMGACQGRVCGAAAEYLFGWQPSAPRPPFSPARIETLLCLDETPGA, encoded by the coding sequence ATGAGCGAATACACCCCTCTGCTGATTATCGGCGCCGGCCCTGCCGGTTTGGCGGCCGCCTTGGCCGCCGCGTCTACCACCGCACGCATCGTGCTGCTTGACGACAACCCGCTTCCGGGCGGGCAAATCTGGCGCGACGGTCCGCACGCCAAGGTTCCCGCCCAGGCGCGTCAACTGCGTGAACGCGTATTGGCCTGTACCAATGTGCGCTACCACAGCGGTACACGGGTAATTGCCTGCCCCGGCCCGAAGACCCTGCTGGTTGAGGATGCAGAGCGTGGTTGGCAGATTCGTTACGACAAACTGATCCTCTGCACCGGCGCTCGCGAATTGCTCCTGCCCTTCCCCGGCTGGACGCTGCCCGGTGTCACCGGTGCCGGTGGTTTGCAAGCGCTGATCAAAGCTGGCTTGCCGGTGCGCGACCAGCGCCTGGTGATCGCTGGGAGCGGGCCATTGCTGTTGGCCAGCGCTGCGACAGCCAAAGACAACGGCGCCAAGCTGCTGGCCATTGCCGAGCAGGCATCGCTGGCAGCAGTTGCCGGCTTTGCCGCGCAATTGCCGCGCTGGCCGCACAAGTTGCTGCAATCCTTCACCCTGTTCGACCGCAGTTACCGTACGGGCAGCCATGTGCTTGCTGCCTTGGGCAGCGATCGCCTGGAAGGTGTGCGTCTGAAGCAAAACGGCAAAATCGTGGAAGTAGCCTGCGATAGACTCGCCTGCGGCTTCGGTCTGATTGCCAATAGCCAACTAGGTCAAGCCTTGGGCTGTGAAGTGCGCCAGCAAGCAATAGCCGTGAACACCTGGCAAGCCACCTCACAACCCGACATTTACGCCGCGGGCGAATGCACCGGTTTCGGTGGCAGTGAACGGGCCCTGGTCGAGGGTGCCATTGCCGGCCATGCGGCGGTTGGTGACCGTCCGGCGGCGCAGGCATTGTTGTCTCGCCGCGCGCGCTGGCATGGTTTTGCTGCAGCCTTGAACAAAGCCTTCGCCCTCGACCCGACGCTGAAGTCGCTGGCCAGCGCCGACACCCTGGTGTGCCGCTGCGAGGACGTGCCTTACGCGGCCCTTGTCGGGCATGCCAACTGGCGTGAAGCCAAACTGGCCAGCCGCTGCGGCATGGGCGCCTGCCAAGGTCGAGTATGCGGTGCGGCCGCCGAATACCTGTTCGGTTGGCAGCCTTCGGCACCCCGCCCACCGTTCAGCCCGGCGCGCATCGAGACCTTGCTGTGCCTGGACGAAACGCCCGGTGCTTGA
- a CDS encoding 4-hydroxyproline epimerase: MKRITVIDSHTGGEPTRLVTDGFPALGKGSMAERRQLLAQQHDQWRSACMLEPRGSDVLVGALLCEPVDPSACAGVIFFNNTGYLGMCGHGTIGLVVSLAHLGRIGPGVHSIETPVGTVQATLHEDHSVSVRNVPAYRYRKDLSLEVPGIGLVVGDVAWGGNWFFLIADHGLQVAGDNIEALTAYTYAVQQALDEQGIRGEDGGLIDHIELFADDPHADSRNFVLCPGKAYDRSPCGTGTSAKLACLAADGKLQPGQPWQQASVIGSVFEGSFETAGERIIPTIRGRAHISAEATLILQEDDPFAWGIRP, translated from the coding sequence ATGAAACGCATTACCGTGATCGACTCCCACACCGGCGGTGAACCGACCCGCCTGGTCACCGACGGCTTCCCTGCCCTGGGCAAAGGCAGCATGGCCGAGCGCCGCCAGCTTCTTGCCCAACAACACGACCAATGGCGCAGCGCCTGCATGCTCGAACCGCGTGGCAGCGATGTACTGGTTGGCGCCCTGCTGTGCGAGCCAGTTGATCCGAGTGCCTGCGCCGGGGTGATTTTCTTCAACAACACCGGCTACCTGGGCATGTGCGGCCACGGCACCATCGGCCTGGTAGTATCCCTCGCGCACCTGGGGCGTATCGGACCGGGTGTGCACAGCATCGAAACCCCCGTGGGTACCGTGCAGGCAACGCTGCATGAAGACCACTCTGTCAGCGTGCGCAATGTACCCGCCTACCGCTACCGCAAGGACCTCTCGCTGGAGGTGCCGGGCATTGGTCTGGTGGTCGGCGACGTGGCCTGGGGCGGCAACTGGTTCTTTCTTATTGCCGATCACGGCCTGCAAGTCGCGGGCGACAACATCGAGGCGCTGACCGCCTACACCTATGCAGTACAGCAGGCACTGGATGAGCAAGGCATTCGCGGCGAAGACGGTGGCCTGATCGACCATATCGAACTGTTTGCCGACGACCCTCACGCAGATAGCCGCAACTTTGTACTCTGCCCCGGCAAAGCCTACGACCGTTCGCCCTGTGGCACCGGTACCAGCGCCAAGCTTGCTTGCCTGGCCGCCGACGGCAAACTCCAACCCGGCCAGCCCTGGCAGCAGGCCAGCGTGATTGGCAGTGTCTTCGAAGGTTCGTTCGAAACGGCTGGCGAGCGCATCATTCCCACCATTCGCGGTCGCGCCCATATCAGTGCCGAGGCTACGCTCATCCTTCAGGAAGACGACCCGTTCGCCTGGGGCATTCGCCCGTGA
- a CDS encoding amino acid ABC transporter ATP-binding protein, producing MIEIQNVHKSFGNLEVVKGVSLTVDKGEVVSIIGGSGSGKSTLLMCINGLEPIQKGSIRVDGIEVHNRATDLNRLRQKIGIVFQQWNAFPHLTVLENVMLAPRKVLGKSKEQAEELAVKQLTHVGLGDKLKTFPGKLSGGQQQRMAIARALAMSPDYMLFDEATSALDPQLVGEVLDTMRMLAEDGMTMVLVTHEIRFARDVSDRVAFFRNGLVHEIGSPEQVIGNPTQPETAAFLKSVK from the coding sequence ATGATTGAGATCCAGAACGTACATAAATCCTTCGGCAACCTTGAAGTGGTCAAGGGTGTGAGCCTGACCGTGGACAAAGGCGAAGTGGTGTCGATCATCGGCGGCTCCGGCTCGGGTAAATCGACCTTGCTGATGTGCATCAACGGCCTGGAGCCAATCCAGAAAGGCAGCATTCGCGTCGATGGCATCGAGGTGCACAACCGCGCCACGGACCTGAACCGCCTGCGGCAGAAGATCGGCATCGTCTTCCAGCAATGGAACGCCTTTCCGCACCTGACCGTTCTGGAGAACGTGATGCTCGCGCCGCGCAAGGTGCTGGGCAAAAGCAAGGAGCAAGCTGAAGAGCTGGCCGTCAAGCAACTGACCCACGTGGGACTGGGCGACAAGCTCAAGACCTTCCCCGGCAAATTGTCCGGGGGCCAGCAGCAGCGCATGGCGATTGCCCGGGCGCTGGCCATGTCGCCGGACTACATGCTCTTCGACGAAGCCACCTCGGCGCTCGACCCGCAACTGGTGGGTGAGGTACTGGACACCATGCGCATGTTGGCCGAAGACGGCATGACCATGGTGCTGGTCACCCACGAGATACGTTTTGCCCGGGATGTCTCGGACCGGGTGGCGTTTTTCCGTAACGGCCTGGTGCATGAGATCGGCTCGCCGGAGCAAGTGATCGGCAACCCGACGCAGCCTGAGACCGCGGCTTTCCTGAAGTCGGTGAAATAG
- a CDS encoding AraC family transcriptional regulator, whose protein sequence is MHATLNSLAPCDLPTLLDSLQPIAPLLDTLNDVVFFIKDLQARYVFVNQTLARRCGRKHSDDLLGLTAENVFPERFGPLYTEQDRRVLSSGRELADQLELHLYFGNQSIWCLTHKRPLKDAQGNVVGLAGISRDLQLPQSNHPAFQKLAAVDAHIRHHFTRPISLAELTAIAGLSVAQLERHCKRIFQLTPRQLIHKARLEEASRLLQDPELPITEIALRCGYTDHSAFSRQFRALTGLSPSQYRDGQR, encoded by the coding sequence ATGCACGCCACACTCAACAGCCTCGCCCCCTGCGATTTGCCTACGTTGCTCGACAGCCTACAGCCCATTGCGCCCCTGCTCGATACGCTGAACGACGTGGTGTTCTTCATCAAGGACCTGCAAGCGCGCTACGTTTTCGTCAACCAGACCCTGGCACGCCGTTGCGGGCGCAAACACAGCGATGACCTACTCGGACTGACCGCCGAAAATGTCTTCCCCGAGCGCTTCGGGCCTCTGTATACCGAACAAGATCGGCGAGTATTGAGCAGTGGCCGGGAGTTGGCCGACCAGCTTGAGCTGCACCTGTATTTCGGCAACCAGTCGATCTGGTGCCTGACCCACAAACGCCCGCTCAAGGATGCCCAAGGCAATGTCGTGGGGCTGGCCGGTATCTCCCGCGACTTGCAGTTACCACAATCCAACCACCCGGCGTTCCAGAAGCTCGCCGCCGTCGATGCGCACATTCGTCACCATTTCACCCGCCCGATCAGTCTCGCCGAACTGACCGCAATCGCCGGGCTTTCCGTGGCGCAACTGGAGCGTCACTGTAAACGCATCTTCCAGCTCACGCCGCGTCAGTTGATCCACAAGGCACGGCTGGAAGAAGCCTCACGCTTGCTGCAAGACCCCGAGTTGCCCATTACCGAAATCGCTTTGCGCTGCGGTTACACCGACCACAGTGCCTTCAGCCGCCAATTCCGCGCGCTCACCGGCCTTTCGCCGAGCCAGTACCGCGACGGCCAACGCTGA
- a CDS encoding proline racemase family protein: MRSSKIIHIVSCHAEGEVGDVIVGGVAPPPGATVWEQSRWIARDETLRNFVLNEPRGGVFRHVNLLVPPKDPRAQMAWIIMEPADTPPMSGSNSLCVSTVLLDSGILPMTEPETRLVLEAPGGLIEAVAQCRDGKVQRVEVKNVPSFADRLDAWIEVEGHGSLQVDTAYGGDSFAIADARQLGFAIRPDEAKDIVEIGLKITRAANEQLGFRHPTNPDWSHLSFCQIAAPIEYENGIATGANAVVIRPGKIDRSPCGTGCSARMAVMQAKGLLKVGDRFIGRSIIGSQFDCRIESQTQIDGRPAIYPCISGRAWITGTHQLMLDPSDPWPQGYRLSDTWPGA; encoded by the coding sequence ATGCGCTCTTCGAAGATCATCCACATCGTCAGTTGCCACGCCGAAGGAGAAGTCGGCGACGTCATCGTCGGCGGCGTCGCCCCACCTCCTGGCGCTACGGTCTGGGAACAGTCGCGCTGGATCGCCCGCGACGAGACCCTGCGCAACTTCGTCCTCAACGAACCCCGCGGCGGCGTGTTCCGCCACGTCAACCTGCTGGTGCCGCCCAAGGATCCACGCGCGCAGATGGCCTGGATCATCATGGAACCGGCGGACACCCCACCCATGTCCGGCTCGAACTCGCTGTGCGTGTCCACGGTGTTGCTCGACAGCGGCATCCTGCCGATGACCGAACCTGAAACCCGCCTGGTCCTGGAAGCACCCGGCGGTCTGATCGAAGCCGTCGCGCAATGTCGCGACGGCAAGGTGCAGCGGGTCGAGGTGAAAAACGTGCCCTCCTTCGCTGATCGCCTGGATGCCTGGATCGAAGTCGAAGGCCATGGCTCACTGCAGGTCGACACCGCTTATGGCGGCGACAGTTTCGCCATTGCCGATGCCCGCCAATTGGGCTTTGCCATACGCCCCGACGAAGCGAAGGACATCGTCGAGATCGGGCTGAAGATCACCCGCGCCGCCAATGAACAGTTGGGCTTTCGTCACCCGACGAACCCGGATTGGTCGCACTTATCCTTCTGTCAGATCGCCGCCCCCATTGAGTACGAGAACGGCATTGCCACCGGCGCCAACGCAGTGGTTATCCGTCCCGGCAAGATCGACCGCTCGCCCTGCGGCACCGGCTGTTCGGCGCGCATGGCAGTGATGCAGGCCAAAGGCTTGCTGAAGGTGGGTGACCGTTTTATCGGCCGTTCGATCATCGGTTCGCAATTCGATTGCCGCATCGAGTCGCAAACACAAATAGACGGTCGCCCGGCCATCTATCCGTGTATTTCCGGGCGAGCCTGGATCACCGGTACCCATCAATTGATGCTCGACCCAAGCGACCCTTGGCCGCAAGGCTACCGACTGTCGGACACATGGCCCGGCGCATGA
- a CDS encoding FAD-binding oxidoreductase, producing the protein MSGAAVADVIVIGAGIIGAACAQALAARGLRVLVLDAGLHGATAAGMGHLLVLDDNAAELALSQYSLQRWRELARQLPDACAYRSNGTLWLAANAEEMAVAEHKYGVLHAQGIVCERVSGRGLRQREPALREGLEGGLLINGDGILYAPATARWMLQSPRIEQRRAHVTAVQGNSVRLEDGQWLSAEAVVLANGIQATDLCPELPIEPKKGHLLITDRYPGSVTHTLVELGYVTSAHNASGPSTACNIQPRPTGQLFIGASRQFGTTDPGVEGWMLARMLKRATEYMPGLAQLNGIRAWTGFRAASPDGLPLVGRHPQQDGLWLAVGHEGLGVTTAPATADLLVAQLFDETPPLAAQPYLPHRFLGAHMHA; encoded by the coding sequence GTGAGCGGCGCTGCCGTGGCCGATGTGATCGTGATTGGTGCCGGAATTATCGGCGCAGCTTGTGCCCAGGCGCTGGCTGCGCGCGGCCTGCGCGTGCTGGTCCTGGATGCCGGGCTGCATGGCGCCACGGCAGCCGGCATGGGCCATCTGCTGGTGCTCGATGACAACGCCGCGGAATTAGCGTTGAGCCAGTACTCGTTGCAACGCTGGCGTGAATTGGCAAGGCAACTGCCCGACGCTTGCGCCTATCGTAGTAATGGCACCCTCTGGCTAGCGGCCAATGCCGAAGAAATGGCCGTGGCCGAACACAAATACGGTGTGCTGCACGCACAAGGCATTGTCTGCGAACGCGTTAGCGGGCGCGGCTTGCGCCAACGTGAACCAGCCCTGCGTGAAGGCTTGGAGGGAGGTCTGTTGATCAATGGCGATGGCATTCTCTACGCCCCCGCTACCGCACGTTGGATGTTGCAGTCGCCCCGGATCGAGCAGCGCCGTGCGCACGTCACGGCGGTACAGGGTAACAGTGTGCGCCTGGAGGACGGTCAGTGGCTCAGCGCCGAGGCAGTGGTGCTGGCCAACGGCATCCAGGCCACCGATCTGTGCCCGGAGCTGCCCATTGAACCGAAGAAAGGCCATTTGCTAATCACCGACCGCTACCCCGGTAGCGTCACCCATACCTTGGTGGAACTGGGTTATGTCACCAGTGCCCACAATGCCAGCGGACCTTCTACCGCCTGCAATATCCAGCCGCGTCCGACCGGGCAACTGTTCATCGGTGCCTCACGTCAGTTCGGCACCACCGATCCGGGCGTGGAAGGCTGGATGCTGGCACGCATGCTCAAGCGCGCCACCGAGTACATGCCCGGCCTTGCGCAGTTGAACGGCATTCGCGCCTGGACCGGCTTTCGCGCCGCCAGCCCCGACGGCCTGCCACTGGTGGGCCGGCATCCGCAGCAGGACGGCCTGTGGCTGGCCGTCGGCCATGAAGGGTTGGGCGTCACTACGGCGCCGGCGACGGCGGACCTGCTGGTCGCGCAACTGTTCGACGAAACCCCGCCCCTGGCCGCTCAACCCTATCTGCCCCACCGCTTCCTGGGAGCACACATGCATGCCTGA
- a CDS encoding amino acid ABC transporter permease has product MFDYTFQWRAALRALPDMLAGAWVTFETAALSMILGVLIALALTVMRQGKQPLLRGFANTWVSIARNTPSLFQIYILYFGLGSMGMHVSSWIALLAGITFNNAGYLAENFRGGLKAVPTTQMRAARSLGMSAFQAYRMIIIPQLLRVVFYPLTNQMVWAVLMTSLGVIVGLNNDLTGVTQDYNVKTFRTFEYFALAAALYYVIAKAIVAVARLMAWRLFRY; this is encoded by the coding sequence ATGTTTGATTATACCTTCCAATGGCGCGCAGCCCTGCGCGCCCTTCCGGACATGCTTGCCGGCGCCTGGGTGACCTTCGAGACCGCGGCCCTGTCGATGATCCTCGGTGTGCTCATCGCCCTGGCCCTGACTGTGATGCGCCAAGGTAAGCAACCGCTGCTGCGCGGCTTTGCCAACACCTGGGTATCCATCGCCCGTAACACGCCGTCGTTGTTCCAGATCTACATCCTGTACTTCGGCCTCGGTTCGATGGGCATGCACGTCAGCTCCTGGATCGCCCTGTTGGCCGGGATCACCTTCAACAACGCAGGCTACCTGGCAGAGAACTTTCGCGGCGGTCTCAAGGCGGTGCCGACCACGCAAATGCGCGCAGCGCGCTCGCTGGGCATGAGCGCCTTCCAGGCTTACCGGATGATCATCATTCCGCAGCTGTTGCGCGTGGTGTTCTACCCGTTGACCAACCAAATGGTCTGGGCGGTGCTGATGACCTCACTGGGGGTGATCGTGGGCCTGAACAACGACCTGACCGGCGTGACCCAGGATTACAACGTCAAGACCTTCCGCACCTTCGAATATTTCGCCCTGGCGGCGGCGCTCTACTACGTGATCGCCAAGGCGATTGTCGCAGTCGCGCGGCTGATGGCCTGGCGGCTGTTCCGCTACTGA
- a CDS encoding amino acid ABC transporter permease → MFSTGFTWNDFMFLLEGAWITLQLTFWAILIGTIAGLLFGLARALWPRLSLPLAWVLDVFRSVPLLIQFVLFNSFKSIVGLDISAFSVGCIVLGVYTAAYFTEIVRGGVLSVALSVRRASRSLGMSYLQDLRWIVLPMATRVAFPGWLNLVLGVMKDTALVMWIGIVELLRASQTIVTRIQEPLLVLCIAGLIYYVMSLVVARLGARLETRWQEND, encoded by the coding sequence ATGTTTTCCACCGGTTTTACCTGGAACGACTTCATGTTCCTCCTCGAAGGGGCGTGGATCACCTTGCAACTGACCTTCTGGGCCATTCTGATCGGCACCATCGCGGGCTTGCTGTTCGGCCTGGCGCGTGCCTTGTGGCCGCGCCTGAGCCTGCCGCTCGCTTGGGTACTGGATGTGTTTCGCAGCGTACCGCTGTTGATCCAGTTCGTGCTGTTCAACTCGTTCAAGAGCATCGTCGGACTGGACATCAGTGCCTTCAGTGTCGGCTGCATCGTGCTGGGCGTGTACACCGCCGCTTACTTCACCGAAATCGTTCGGGGTGGCGTGCTCTCGGTAGCGTTGAGCGTGCGCCGCGCCAGCCGTTCGCTGGGCATGAGCTACCTGCAGGACCTGCGCTGGATCGTTCTGCCAATGGCAACCCGGGTGGCGTTTCCCGGCTGGCTGAACCTGGTACTGGGGGTGATGAAAGACACTGCACTGGTGATGTGGATCGGCATCGTCGAACTGCTGCGCGCCTCGCAAACCATCGTTACACGGATTCAGGAACCCCTGCTGGTGCTGTGCATCGCGGGCCTCATCTACTACGTCATGAGCCTGGTGGTTGCCCGTTTGGGCGCCCGCCTGGAAACAAGGTGGCAAGAAAATGATTGA
- a CDS encoding aconitase X, with translation MISTPKPLTGRCLVEGAAQGELLFADTGLSFWGGVDPFSGEVIDRHHPLSGQCIAGRVLAIPSGRGSCTGSSVMMELISNGHAPAALVLAEADEILTLGVLVAQTLFERSLPVLCIGREAFAELSGAGFARLEGRHLELFTLAPADHWQAPAFCPGAEAFNTFSSNLNLAPSDRALLDGTHGKAAQIAMQIVLRMAELQGAEQLLDVTQAHIDGCIYTGPASLRFAQQLVQWGAKVRVPTTLNSISVDQRRWRELGIDPALGEPASALGEAYMAMGAQLSFTCAPYLLDSAPTLGEQIVWAESNAVVYANSVLGARTLKYPDYLDICIALTGRAPSIGCHLDEQRKAQLIVELPALGTLDDSFYPLLGYHIGALSGSRIPLVRGLEQAHPSLDDLKAFGAAFATTSAAPLFHIAGVTPEALDPTQVLEPGAHLPCERLQLSDLLHSWRELNSAREPRVDVVSLGNPHFSFSEFAALDRLCQGRSKHPQVVLAITCGRAVLEQARAAGHIDGLERFGVTLVTDTCWCMLGEPVIPPSARTLMTNSGKYAHYGPGLAGRPVHFASLGECVESACSGVASGRLPTWLQPAAFKESPAHV, from the coding sequence ATGATCAGCACACCCAAACCCCTGACCGGGCGCTGCCTGGTCGAGGGCGCGGCCCAGGGTGAACTGTTGTTCGCCGATACCGGGCTGAGCTTCTGGGGCGGGGTCGACCCGTTCAGCGGCGAAGTGATCGATCGTCATCATCCGCTCAGCGGCCAGTGCATTGCCGGACGCGTGCTGGCGATTCCCAGCGGACGTGGCTCCTGCACCGGCAGCAGTGTGATGATGGAACTGATCAGCAACGGCCACGCACCGGCAGCATTGGTGCTGGCCGAAGCCGACGAGATCCTGACCCTCGGGGTGCTGGTCGCCCAGACCCTGTTCGAGCGCTCCCTGCCGGTGCTGTGCATCGGCAGGGAGGCGTTCGCCGAATTGTCCGGGGCAGGTTTTGCCCGGCTCGAAGGACGACACCTTGAGCTCTTTACCCTGGCGCCTGCCGATCACTGGCAGGCCCCGGCGTTCTGCCCTGGCGCCGAGGCTTTCAATACCTTCAGCAGCAACCTGAACCTGGCACCGAGCGACCGCGCATTGCTCGACGGCACTCACGGCAAGGCCGCGCAGATTGCGATGCAGATTGTCCTGCGCATGGCCGAGCTGCAAGGCGCCGAGCAACTGCTGGACGTGACCCAGGCACACATAGACGGCTGTATTTACACCGGTCCGGCGAGCCTGCGCTTTGCCCAACAGCTGGTGCAATGGGGCGCGAAGGTGCGCGTGCCGACCACACTCAATTCCATTTCGGTAGACCAGCGCCGCTGGCGCGAATTGGGCATCGACCCAGCACTCGGCGAGCCCGCCAGTGCCCTGGGCGAGGCGTATATGGCCATGGGCGCGCAGTTAAGCTTCACCTGCGCGCCCTACCTGCTGGACAGTGCACCGACGCTGGGCGAACAGATCGTCTGGGCCGAGTCCAACGCAGTGGTCTATGCCAACAGCGTTCTGGGCGCGCGCACACTGAAGTACCCCGACTACCTCGATATCTGCATCGCCTTGACCGGTCGCGCACCGAGCATTGGTTGTCACCTGGACGAGCAACGCAAGGCGCAGCTGATTGTCGAGCTGCCGGCACTGGGCACCCTGGATGACAGTTTCTACCCGCTGCTCGGCTACCACATCGGTGCGCTATCGGGCTCTCGGATTCCGCTGGTGCGTGGGTTGGAACAGGCCCACCCCAGCCTCGACGATCTCAAGGCCTTTGGGGCAGCCTTCGCCACCACCTCCGCGGCCCCCTTGTTCCACATTGCCGGGGTTACACCCGAGGCACTGGACCCCACGCAAGTACTCGAGCCCGGCGCCCACTTACCTTGCGAGCGCCTGCAACTGAGCGACCTGCTGCACAGCTGGCGCGAGCTCAACAGCGCCCGCGAGCCCCGAGTCGATGTGGTGTCGCTGGGCAATCCGCACTTTTCCTTCAGCGAGTTCGCGGCGCTGGATCGTTTGTGCCAGGGCCGCAGCAAACATCCGCAAGTGGTGCTGGCGATCACCTGTGGCCGTGCGGTGCTGGAACAGGCGCGTGCTGCCGGGCATATCGACGGGCTCGAACGCTTCGGCGTAACCCTGGTTACCGATACCTGCTGGTGCATGCTGGGAGAGCCGGTAATCCCGCCCAGCGCACGCACGCTGATGACCAACTCCGGCAAATACGCCCACTACGGGCCAGGCCTGGCCGGCCGCCCGGTGCATTTTGCCAGCCTTGGCGAATGCGTGGAGTCGGCCTGCAGCGGCGTGGCCAGCGGACGGCTACCGACCTGGCTGCAACCCGCTGCATTCAAGGAGAGTCCCGCGCATGTTTGA
- a CDS encoding (2Fe-2S)-binding protein, translating to MPDLILDGRPLSVAEGTSVAAALALGGDGCSRTAVGGHRRAPLCGMGICQECRVNIDGRRRLACQTLCREGMHVETRA from the coding sequence ATGCCTGACTTGATCCTCGATGGCCGTCCACTGTCTGTGGCCGAAGGTACCAGCGTGGCCGCGGCCCTGGCACTGGGCGGCGATGGCTGCTCGCGCACCGCCGTTGGTGGTCACCGCCGCGCGCCGCTATGCGGCATGGGCATTTGCCAGGAGTGCCGCGTAAACATCGACGGCCGCCGGCGCCTGGCCTGCCAAACCCTGTGCCGCGAGGGTATGCACGTGGAGACCCGGGCATGA